Proteins from a single region of Corynebacterium casei LMG S-19264:
- a CDS encoding DUF2189 domain-containing protein, with the protein MSTPYNGNEDDFWDKENEGSGDLPRYGSTNHPEDRPDYGQGGYAQSGNGQPYSSGYDSNYGNAGYSGAQFGGAGYSENLFNNGSGQRDLVETDGKLQVFSAIGFGFKRTFSNAKLWLLGSLAFIVVSFILGGIVGAIFGNDAGQTGGGFELGTDLAGNIVSLISLALMPFVYRLATKEVDSRSTGWSTLGKDVHYFPTLAITFILWLISLVFSFFVVTMILGSFFAQLEAAGTDEVEFYNSLAANIGTFLGILMLIMVGYLLVTPLYQLMVWYAADGRAGIGQSIVQGFRSGAANYFRLIGFNIAISVVMVFITLVTLGLGMIIALPVYLLAQAHAYRQIAGGPVPFGSIDRS; encoded by the coding sequence ATGAGCACTCCATACAACGGTAACGAGGATGACTTCTGGGACAAGGAGAATGAAGGATCTGGGGACTTGCCACGATACGGGTCCACAAATCATCCCGAAGACCGTCCTGACTATGGTCAAGGCGGATACGCGCAGAGCGGCAACGGCCAACCGTATTCCTCAGGGTATGACTCCAATTATGGAAACGCTGGCTACAGCGGCGCGCAATTCGGCGGCGCAGGTTACTCAGAGAATCTTTTTAACAATGGCTCAGGCCAGCGTGATTTGGTAGAGACCGACGGCAAGCTACAGGTATTTAGCGCAATTGGCTTCGGCTTCAAGCGCACTTTCTCCAACGCCAAGCTATGGCTGTTGGGCTCCTTGGCCTTCATCGTTGTTTCGTTCATCCTGGGTGGAATCGTCGGCGCGATTTTCGGAAACGATGCTGGACAAACAGGTGGCGGTTTCGAGCTCGGTACCGACCTTGCCGGCAATATTGTTAGCCTCATTTCCCTGGCTCTGATGCCATTTGTCTACCGCCTTGCAACCAAGGAAGTGGACTCCCGCTCCACCGGCTGGTCAACTCTGGGCAAGGATGTTCACTATTTCCCAACGCTGGCCATCACGTTTATTCTCTGGCTCATCAGCCTCGTGTTCTCGTTCTTTGTCGTCACAATGATTCTCGGAAGCTTCTTCGCGCAGCTTGAAGCGGCTGGCACTGATGAAGTTGAGTTCTACAACTCCTTGGCTGCGAACATTGGCACATTCTTGGGCATCCTCATGCTGATTATGGTCGGATATTTGCTGGTAACCCCGCTGTACCAGCTGATGGTGTGGTACGCAGCTGACGGCCGCGCTGGTATTGGACAGTCCATCGTGCAGGGCTTCCGGTCTGGCGCCGCGAACTACTTCCGTCTAATCGGATTTAACATCGCGATCAGCGTTGTGATGGTCTTTATTACCTTGGTAACGCTTGGACTCGGCATGATTATTGCGCTGCCTGTGTACCTGCTGGCGCAAGCCCATGCTTACCGCCAGATTGCCGGTGGACCAGTTCCATTCGGCAGCATAGACCGCAGTTAA
- a CDS encoding hydrogen peroxide-inducible genes activator: MFDKEYRPTLAQLRTFVTIAENKHFGTAAQKLKISQPSLSQALVALEQGLEIQLIERSTRKVIVTSAGERLLPYAKATLEAADIFLTHARGTHGELAGPLTIGMIPTVAPYVLPQILTEIQTQFPGLEPRIVEEQTTHLTQELRDGQLDMAIIALPAEGSGLVSVPLYRERFSIVLPDGHSLAGHNDVSLDEIKNLELLLLDDGHCLRDQIMDLCRRADVNPSDATNSITRASSLTTIIQLVLGGLGSTLLPESAIATEYSNDKLKLATFRDDVIAEREIGLVFRASAARGEEFRHFGELVVQAYEAAVARSRSVLAEKVG; the protein is encoded by the coding sequence ATGTTCGATAAAGAGTACCGCCCCACCCTGGCGCAGTTGCGAACCTTCGTGACCATTGCGGAGAACAAGCATTTCGGTACAGCAGCCCAAAAGCTCAAAATTTCCCAGCCCTCCCTATCGCAGGCGCTGGTTGCACTCGAGCAAGGACTCGAGATTCAACTTATTGAACGCTCCACCCGCAAAGTCATCGTGACCTCTGCTGGGGAACGTCTGCTCCCCTACGCGAAAGCCACCCTCGAGGCGGCAGATATCTTCCTGACGCACGCACGAGGCACGCACGGTGAGCTCGCAGGTCCCTTAACTATTGGCATGATCCCTACGGTCGCGCCTTACGTGTTGCCGCAGATCCTGACTGAAATCCAGACCCAGTTCCCAGGGCTTGAGCCACGTATCGTGGAAGAACAGACTACTCACCTGACGCAAGAACTTCGTGATGGTCAGCTGGATATGGCGATCATTGCGCTTCCTGCAGAAGGTTCAGGGCTGGTGTCTGTCCCTCTTTATCGTGAACGTTTCTCCATTGTCCTGCCGGATGGCCATTCCTTGGCGGGCCATAATGATGTTTCATTGGACGAGATCAAGAACCTAGAGCTTTTGCTTCTCGATGACGGTCATTGCCTGCGTGATCAGATCATGGACCTGTGTCGTCGCGCGGATGTGAATCCTTCTGACGCCACGAATTCCATCACCCGTGCATCGTCACTGACCACCATCATCCAGCTAGTGCTCGGCGGCTTGGGGTCAACGCTGCTGCCAGAATCCGCGATTGCTACGGAGTACTCCAACGACAAGTTGAAGCTTGCTACTTTCCGGGATGATGTCATCGCTGAGCGCGAGATTGGCTTGGTCTTCCGTGCTTCTGCTGCCCGTGGTGAAGAATTCCGTCACTTTGGCGAGCTGGTCGTGCAGGCATATGAGGCTGCAGTCGCGCGCTCACGCAGCGTGCTCGCTGAAAAAGTCGGATAG
- a CDS encoding carboxymuconolactone decarboxylase family protein, with translation MALDNLKHLIPDYAKDQRRNLDALIKSSVLTQQQLWGCLLVSAATSRNDVVLKQVHAEAREHLSENAVDVALACTTAMTLNNYGFRTKHWLGHDFESLRFGLRNGVFLKPGVTQADYELWAVAVSIVNGCEQCTQAHSRDVQEQGLSTLQVWEAVKIASVIQAIAQTIHIETALKTENLPE, from the coding sequence ATGGCTTTGGACAACCTTAAGCATTTGATTCCCGACTACGCCAAGGATCAGCGGCGCAACCTCGATGCTCTCATCAAGTCTTCGGTACTGACGCAGCAACAGTTGTGGGGTTGCTTGCTTGTCTCTGCCGCGACGTCGCGCAACGATGTGGTGTTAAAACAGGTCCACGCTGAAGCCCGCGAGCATTTAAGTGAAAACGCTGTTGACGTGGCACTGGCGTGTACAACTGCGATGACTTTGAATAACTATGGGTTCCGGACCAAGCATTGGTTGGGCCACGACTTTGAATCCCTACGCTTCGGACTACGCAATGGTGTCTTCCTAAAACCTGGTGTCACCCAAGCAGACTATGAGCTTTGGGCAGTTGCTGTTTCGATAGTTAATGGCTGCGAACAATGCACGCAAGCACACTCCCGCGATGTCCAAGAACAGGGGCTGAGTACGCTGCAGGTATGGGAAGCCGTCAAGATCGCTTCTGTTATCCAAGCTATTGCGCAAACCATTCACATAGAGACGGCTCTAAAAACTGAGAACCTTCCTGAATGA